One Carassius auratus strain Wakin unplaced genomic scaffold, ASM336829v1 scaf_tig00038947, whole genome shotgun sequence DNA window includes the following coding sequences:
- the LOC113083585 gene encoding transcription factor p65-like, producing LSVLYLCVTDLLSFVVSGLFHQWGPSPVSQGHPFVEIIEQPKARGMRFRYKCEGRSAGSIPGEKSNDTTKTHPAIKVHNYSGPLRVRISLVTKNQPYKPHPHELVGKDCKHGYYEADLQERRIHSFQNLGIQCVKKKDVGDAVSCRLQTQNNPFNIPEAKIWEDEYDLNAVRLCFQVSITLPSGDLFPLEPVVSQPIYDNRAPNTAELKICRVNRNSGSCRGGDEIFLLCDKVQKEDIEVRFFQDSWESKGSFSQADVHRQVAIVFRTPPYRDPNLTEPVRVKMQLRRPSDREVSEPMDFQYLPADPDEHRLMEKRKRTEGMLQNLKLSSIITGSSVPADRRPFSTAKRTLGLSKPPAASGLSAAVSAGAPVKPQTSSFFTPAPGQLFSASAPSSSGDTWKFLQSLTVDSQPKAASSSFTSPSTAPSVLTQDFPTVNLSDLHDFNSFLSHDQMSAPAAAEPVQSAAAPDSFSSAPFRVEADDELPEFPSFSEVHGSDVDNINIEDFQALLVQSCLPGDAGLSVGKPAASEVQEPDHAGNSSTWMSFPPSIANLIHNESMMESAAAPTPPAGVLDDLDMLSSIDDDRFMTIFTSSSQVGFLSGHPT from the exons CTCTCTGTGTTATATCTGTGTGTCACTGATCTCTTGTCCTTTGTTGTTTCAGGACTGTTTCACCAGTGGGGGCCGTCCCCGGTGTCCCAAG gCCATCCGTTCGTGGAGATCATCGAGCAGCCGAAAGCACGAGGGATGCGTTTCCGTTATAAGTGTGAGGGTCGATCGGCCGGCAGCATCCCCGGAGAGAAGAGCAACGACACCACGAAAACACACCCCGCCATCAAG GTGCACAACTACAGCGGCCCGCTGAGAGTCAGGATCTCATTGGTCACCAAGAACCAGCCGTACAAGCCACACCCACACGAGCTGGTGGGCAAAGACTGCAAACACGGATACTATGAGGCGGACCTACAGGAGCGCCGGatacacag TTTCCAGAATCTGGGTATTCAGTGTGTGAAGAAGAAGGATGTGGGAGACGCAGTTTCCTGTCGCCTGCAGACACAGAACAACCCCTTtaata TTCCTGAGGCCAAGATCTGGGAGGACGAGTACGACCTGAACGCAGTGCGCCTGTGCTTCCAGGTGTCCATCACGCTGCCCAGCGGAGACCTGTTTCCTCTGGAGCCCGTCGTGTCTCAGCCCATCTACGACAACC GCGCTCCCAACACCGCCGAGCTCAAGATCTGTCGGGTCAACAGGAACTCAGGCAGCTGTCGAGGAGGAGACGAGATCTTCCTGCTGTGTGATAAAGTgcagaaag agGACATCGAGGTGCGGTTCTTCCAGGACTCGTGGGAGAGCAAGGGCTCGTTCTCTCAGGCTGATGTTCACCGGCAGGTGGCTATCGTCTTCCGCACGCCTCCGTACCGTGACCCGAACCTGACGGAGCCGGTGCGTGTGAAGATGCAGCTGCGCAGACCGTCTGACCGAGAGGTCAGCGAGCCCATGGACTTCCAGTACCTGCCCGCCGACCCCG aTGAGCACAGGCTGATGGAGAAGCGCAAGAGAACCGAAGGAATGCTGCAGAACCTCAAACTGAGCAGCATCATCACAG GATCCTCTGTGCCCGCAGACAGACGGCCGTTCAGTACAGCGAAGCGAACACTAGGTCTCTCTAAACCCCCAGCAGCCAGCGGTCTCTCAGCAG CGGTGTCTGCAGGAGCCCCAGTGAAGCCGCAGACGTCCTCCTTCTTCACTCCTGCTCCCGGTCAGCTGTTCTCCGCGTCCGCTCCGAGCTCGTCCGGCGACACATGGAAGTTCCTCCAGAGTCTGACCGTAGACTCTCAGCCCAAAGCAGCGTCCAGCAGCTTCACGAGTCCCAGCACCGCTCCGTCCGTCCTCACGCAGGACTTCCCCACCGTCAACCTGTCCGACCTGCACGACTTCAACAGCTTCCTGTCCCACGATCAGATGAGCGCTCCGGCCGCAGCCGAGCCCGTCCAGAGCGCCGCGGCTCCAGACTCCTTCAGCTCCGCTCCCTTCCGAGTCGAGGCAGACGACGAGCTCCCAGAGTTCCCCAGCTTCTCCGAGGTGCACGGCTCCGACGTCGACAACATCAACATCGAGGATTTCCAAGCGCTGCTGGTCCAGAGCTGTCTTCCTGGAGACGCGGGTCTGTCCGTGGGGAAGCCTGCGGCGAGCGAGGTGCAGGAGCCGGATCACGCTGGGAACAGCTCCACCTGGATGTCCTTCCCTCCCAGCATCGCCAACCTCATCCACAACGAGAGCATGATGGAGAGCGCAGCCGCTCCGACCCCCCCCGCCGGCGTCCTGGACGACCTGGACATGCTGAGCTCCATCGACGACGACCGCTTCATGACCATCTTCACCAGCAGCAGCCAGGTCGGCTTCCTGTCCGGACACCCCACCTAG
- the LOC113083583 gene encoding UPF0696 protein C11orf68 homolog isoform X1, which translates to MNCSFSHFLIGFTRGSARLPLGNNPYGNNQKKTTKRKPEVLRRKAVALSVSMTEEEAPGPAEPLSAEDYAAEAMAADMDPWIKFDARKTPRAEFSSWLESNRPSQVSRCGAEGPVGWICVRGPQDWEDSGDVEGLQDSWETLLESGRSISFHTIRELALNHSVLYGKWLMHLDTGFKVDRAWESIARAVLDGKIGSAKVSPRDPRSDPRHVICVYNQNFTDEEQVMRLDSVIRAAGVKCVMYYKPDVYTYLGIYRNNRWKICPTIYESMFDLESVPRRSHIINKVTNQEVT; encoded by the exons atgaattgcagttttagtcacttccttattggcttcacgagagggAGCGCGAGGTTGCCGCTCGGAAATAACCCCTATGGAAATAACCAGAAGAAGACGACGAAGCGGAAACCGGAAGTGTTGAGGCGGAAAGCGG TGGCTCTCAGCGTCAGTATGACGGAGGAGGAGGCCCCGGGGCCCGCTGAGCCCCTCTCGGCCGAGGACTACGCCGCAGAGGCCATGGCTGCAGACATGGACCCCTGGATCAAGTTTGACGCCCGTAAGACGCCCCGAGCAGAGTTCAGCAGCTGGCTGGAGTCGAACAGGCCGTCGCAGGTGAGCCGCTGTGGGGCCGAGGGCCCGGTGGGCTGGATCTGTGTGCGAGGGCCGCAGGACTGGGAGGACAGCGGAGATGTGGAGGGTCTGCAGGACAGCTGGGAGACACTGCTGGAGAGCGGCCGCAGCATCAGCTTCCACACCATCAGAGAGCTGGCGCTCAATCACAGCGTGCTCTACGGGAAGTGGCTGATGCACCTGGACACGGGCTTCAAGGTGGACCGCGCCTGGGAGAGCATCGCCAGAGCCGTGCTCGACGGCAAGATCGGCTCCGCCAAAGTGAGTCCCAGAGACCCGCGCTCCGACCCCAGGCACGTCATCTGCGTCTACAACCAGAACTTCACAGACGAGGAGCAGGTGATGCGTCTGGACTCGGTCATCCGCGCCGCTGGTGTCAAGTGTGTCATGTACTACAAACCTGACGTCTACACGTACCTGGGCATCTACCGCAACAACCGCTGGAAGATCTGCCCCACCATCTACGAGAGCATGTTCGACCTGGAGAGCGTCCCTCGCCGCTCACACATCATCAACAAGGTCACCAACCAGGAGGTGACGTGA
- the LOC113083583 gene encoding UPF0696 protein C11orf68 homolog isoform X2: MALSVSMTEEEAPGPAEPLSAEDYAAEAMAADMDPWIKFDARKTPRAEFSSWLESNRPSQVSRCGAEGPVGWICVRGPQDWEDSGDVEGLQDSWETLLESGRSISFHTIRELALNHSVLYGKWLMHLDTGFKVDRAWESIARAVLDGKIGSAKVSPRDPRSDPRHVICVYNQNFTDEEQVMRLDSVIRAAGVKCVMYYKPDVYTYLGIYRNNRWKICPTIYESMFDLESVPRRSHIINKVTNQEVT, from the exons A TGGCTCTCAGCGTCAGTATGACGGAGGAGGAGGCCCCGGGGCCCGCTGAGCCCCTCTCGGCCGAGGACTACGCCGCAGAGGCCATGGCTGCAGACATGGACCCCTGGATCAAGTTTGACGCCCGTAAGACGCCCCGAGCAGAGTTCAGCAGCTGGCTGGAGTCGAACAGGCCGTCGCAGGTGAGCCGCTGTGGGGCCGAGGGCCCGGTGGGCTGGATCTGTGTGCGAGGGCCGCAGGACTGGGAGGACAGCGGAGATGTGGAGGGTCTGCAGGACAGCTGGGAGACACTGCTGGAGAGCGGCCGCAGCATCAGCTTCCACACCATCAGAGAGCTGGCGCTCAATCACAGCGTGCTCTACGGGAAGTGGCTGATGCACCTGGACACGGGCTTCAAGGTGGACCGCGCCTGGGAGAGCATCGCCAGAGCCGTGCTCGACGGCAAGATCGGCTCCGCCAAAGTGAGTCCCAGAGACCCGCGCTCCGACCCCAGGCACGTCATCTGCGTCTACAACCAGAACTTCACAGACGAGGAGCAGGTGATGCGTCTGGACTCGGTCATCCGCGCCGCTGGTGTCAAGTGTGTCATGTACTACAAACCTGACGTCTACACGTACCTGGGCATCTACCGCAACAACCGCTGGAAGATCTGCCCCACCATCTACGAGAGCATGTTCGACCTGGAGAGCGTCCCTCGCCGCTCACACATCATCAACAAGGTCACCAACCAGGAGGTGACGTGA
- the LOC113083583 gene encoding UPF0696 protein C11orf68 homolog isoform X3 produces MTEEEAPGPAEPLSAEDYAAEAMAADMDPWIKFDARKTPRAEFSSWLESNRPSQVSRCGAEGPVGWICVRGPQDWEDSGDVEGLQDSWETLLESGRSISFHTIRELALNHSVLYGKWLMHLDTGFKVDRAWESIARAVLDGKIGSAKVSPRDPRSDPRHVICVYNQNFTDEEQVMRLDSVIRAAGVKCVMYYKPDVYTYLGIYRNNRWKICPTIYESMFDLESVPRRSHIINKVTNQEVT; encoded by the coding sequence ATGACGGAGGAGGAGGCCCCGGGGCCCGCTGAGCCCCTCTCGGCCGAGGACTACGCCGCAGAGGCCATGGCTGCAGACATGGACCCCTGGATCAAGTTTGACGCCCGTAAGACGCCCCGAGCAGAGTTCAGCAGCTGGCTGGAGTCGAACAGGCCGTCGCAGGTGAGCCGCTGTGGGGCCGAGGGCCCGGTGGGCTGGATCTGTGTGCGAGGGCCGCAGGACTGGGAGGACAGCGGAGATGTGGAGGGTCTGCAGGACAGCTGGGAGACACTGCTGGAGAGCGGCCGCAGCATCAGCTTCCACACCATCAGAGAGCTGGCGCTCAATCACAGCGTGCTCTACGGGAAGTGGCTGATGCACCTGGACACGGGCTTCAAGGTGGACCGCGCCTGGGAGAGCATCGCCAGAGCCGTGCTCGACGGCAAGATCGGCTCCGCCAAAGTGAGTCCCAGAGACCCGCGCTCCGACCCCAGGCACGTCATCTGCGTCTACAACCAGAACTTCACAGACGAGGAGCAGGTGATGCGTCTGGACTCGGTCATCCGCGCCGCTGGTGTCAAGTGTGTCATGTACTACAAACCTGACGTCTACACGTACCTGGGCATCTACCGCAACAACCGCTGGAAGATCTGCCCCACCATCTACGAGAGCATGTTCGACCTGGAGAGCGTCCCTCGCCGCTCACACATCATCAACAAGGTCACCAACCAGGAGGTGACGTGA
- the LOC113083584 gene encoding dr1-associated corepressor-like isoform X1, with protein sequence MPSKKKKYNARFPPARIKKIMQTDEEIGKVAAAVPVIISRALELFLESLLTKACHVTQSRNAKTMTTSHLKQCIELEQQFDFLKDLVAAVPDMQGEGEENHTEGEKIPRRGRKPGSGRKNGRAGAKGKDKKLSGTESEQEEDSEESETDGEEDEDSSQTSTNTQPAVFFHREAALQCVPVSSQQVALLPAVPHKNEEEDEEDYDS encoded by the exons ATGCCGAGCAAGAAGAAGAAATACAACGCCAGGTTTCCCCCG GCCAGGATTAAGAAGATCATGCAGACAGATGAAGAAATCGGGAAAGTGGCCGCAGCAGTTCCTGTCATCATCT CTCGTGCTCTGGAGCTCTTCCTGGAGTCTCTGCTGACCAAAGCGTGTCACGTCACACAGTCACGCAACGCCAAGACCATGACCACCTCACACCT gaaGCAGTGCATCGAGCTGGAGCAGCAGTTTGACTTCCTGAAGGATCTGGTGGCGGCGGTTCCTGACATGCAGGGCGAGGGAGAGGAGAACCACACGGAGGGAGAGAAGATCCCACGCAG aggtcGCAAGCCCGGCTCAGGACGTAAGAACGGCAGAGCTGGAGCCAAAGGCAAAGACAAGAAACTCTCAGGCACTGAATCGGAGCAAGAG gagGATTCAGAGGAGAGTGAGACAGACGGAGAGGAGGATGAGGATTCGTCTCAAaccagcacaaacacacagcctGCAGTGTTCTTCCACAG ggaggCGGCGCTGCAGTGTGTTCCCGTGAGCtcccagcaggtggcgctgctGCCGGCCGTCCCACACAAGAAcgaggaggaggacgaggaggacTACGACTCATAG
- the LOC113083584 gene encoding dr1-associated corepressor-like isoform X2, with translation MQTDEEIGKVAAAVPVIISRALELFLESLLTKACHVTQSRNAKTMTTSHLKQCIELEQQFDFLKDLVAAVPDMQGEGEENHTEGEKIPRRGRKPGSGRKNGRAGAKGKDKKLSGTESEQEEDSEESETDGEEDEDSSQTSTNTQPAVFFHREAALQCVPVSSQQVALLPAVPHKNEEEDEEDYDS, from the exons ATGCAGACAGATGAAGAAATCGGGAAAGTGGCCGCAGCAGTTCCTGTCATCATCT CTCGTGCTCTGGAGCTCTTCCTGGAGTCTCTGCTGACCAAAGCGTGTCACGTCACACAGTCACGCAACGCCAAGACCATGACCACCTCACACCT gaaGCAGTGCATCGAGCTGGAGCAGCAGTTTGACTTCCTGAAGGATCTGGTGGCGGCGGTTCCTGACATGCAGGGCGAGGGAGAGGAGAACCACACGGAGGGAGAGAAGATCCCACGCAG aggtcGCAAGCCCGGCTCAGGACGTAAGAACGGCAGAGCTGGAGCCAAAGGCAAAGACAAGAAACTCTCAGGCACTGAATCGGAGCAAGAG gagGATTCAGAGGAGAGTGAGACAGACGGAGAGGAGGATGAGGATTCGTCTCAAaccagcacaaacacacagcctGCAGTGTTCTTCCACAG ggaggCGGCGCTGCAGTGTGTTCCCGTGAGCtcccagcaggtggcgctgctGCCGGCCGTCCCACACAAGAAcgaggaggaggacgaggaggacTACGACTCATAG